Within the Methanofollis sp. UBA420 genome, the region CTGAGGACCAGACCGCGGTCCTCAATGCCGCCTATCCTTTTACTCTCGAAGAGGAGACCCTCGACGCTTTTGTCGGGCTCTTCGACGATTATGAGACTCTCCTTGAGGAGGCCGGGGGGCTCGTGAGGAGGGGCTTTTCCGAGGAGGCGAAGACGGTCTATGCCTACACGGTCCTCCACGCCGGCGACCCGGCCCTCCACCACGCCGCCTACGAGAACCTCGCCGTCCTCTTCAGGGAGGAGGGGGAGTACGAAAAGGCCGCGGGGTGTGCGGAGAAGGCGCTCGCGATCAGGGAGGGGATGCCCGACCGCGACCCCCTCTCCATCGCCCTCGCAAAGAAGAACCTTGCCGAGGTGCTGTACCTGGCCGGGGAGACTGAACGCGCCGGCGCCCTCTCCGCCGCGGCTCTCGACGCGGCCGGCGGCCTCGAAGCCGGAAAGGCGGCGGCCCTCCTCTGGGCCGTGGCCTCCTCCTTCAGGAGGACCGGGCGTTTCGAGGAGGAGTACGCTCTCCTCACCCGTATCCTCGACCTGGATGCCCCGGGCGAGGCGACGGACGCGGCGGTCGAGCGTCTCTTCTCGATGGACCAGTACGCCCGCCCTGACGGGGCCTTCGATATGAAAGGCCTGGCCGCGATCGAGGAGAGGCGGCGGTACCTCGACCTCTTCGGCAAGGGTGCGGTCCTCCTCCAGGCCTTCCAGTTCGACCGGGCCATCGGGAGTTTCGAGGCGGCCCTCGCCATCTCGCGGGACGCCGACCTCCTGCGGAACATCGCCATCGCCCACCGCCTGTACGGTTCGCCTGATGCCGCCCGGCGGTACCTGGAGGAGGTCATCGCAGCCCGCCCGGGCGACCTCTATGCCCTGATGCACCTCGGCCTCCTGCAGGAAGGTGAGCAGAGGGACGCCCTTATCAGGGAGGCGATCGGGCGGGCCCTCGACGGTGGGGCAGACCTCGCCCTCGTCCTGTACCCCCTGATCAGCGGCCTCGTGGCCGGGCCTGAGGAGGAGTTTCTCCCCGGCATCGACCGCTTCGGCGATCTTCCCTCCCATGACGGGGCCCGCGCCCTCTACTTCCTCGGCGCCGGGACGATCCTCTCCGACCTCGGTGTCGCCGACGCCGCCGCGACCTGCTATCGCCGGGCCCTGAAGGCGAACCCGCCGGCAGGGGTGCGTGGCCGTATCCTCAGGAACATGGGTGTCCTCGCCGCAGACGGCGACGATGCCGCACGGGCGGCTGACCTCCTCGGGCAGGCCCTGAAGTTCGCCCCTGCCGACCCGACGGTCTGGCGCCGTCTTGCCGGCGTGCGTGCGGCCCTCGGCGATGCGCCGGGTGCGTCCGCGGCGGCCCGCGAGGCGGCGCACCTCATGCCGACCGATGCCGTGTTCAGGAAAGAGAAGGCCCTGCGGGATGCACAGGCGGCGGCAGCGCCGGTGATGCCGGCCGACAGGACCGCAGCCGTCCTTGTCGCCGCGGCCGAACGAATGATAGAAGAGGAGGGGAGTGCCCCTGTCGCTCTCAGGGCCTATGCCGCGGCGATCGGCATGACAGGCGGCGAGGTGCCCGACCTGCCGGCGCCCTCCGGCTACGAGGAGGCGCTCTCCGCGAGGGAGCGCCTGATAAAACTCCTCAACCACGCCTGAAGGCCTGTTCAAGCGCCGGGACGATCTCTTCGACGGCAGTCACGACTGTCGAGGACTCTTCAAGCATCAGGTTCACATGCTCGTTGTGGCCCGCCCGCCTGAAGTCTGTCCGCAGGGCGATGACCGGGATTCCGCGGGCATGGGCGTAGCCCATCTCCCACGCGGTCCCTGAGTCGGCGTCTGCCCCGTCGACAACGGCGACGACGGCGTCCACTTCCCCGAGGGCCGCCACGTGCCGGCGAAAGATCTCGCGCTGCGAGGAGCGTGCCCGCGTGGCGTCGGTGTCCCCGACCTCCTGCGGGAGGTAGATATCATAATACGCCTCTTCCAGGATGTCCCGCACCTTTTTGTTGAAGTCCTGCTCGGCCTCGGAGAAGAGGGGGGCGGCGAAGTAGACGCGGTACCGTGCGAACTCCAGCACGTCGACGGCCCTGATGCCGGGGAACCGCGCCAGGAATGCGCCCCTCCCATCCCTTTTTTCGTCGTGCCAGGTGGTGTTCACCCCGCAGCACGGCGACGAGTCAACGCCGACGATGCAGAGGGGAGGCCCTCTTTTTTCGACGACGGCCAGCACCTCCTCCTCCATCCGATCGAGGACGTCGGCGAAGGCGGGGGTGTCCAGACGCTCGACATAGGTGCCGGGCGCCCGGCCGCGGCCGAGGTAGGCGGTCTCCGGGCAGGGGAGGGGGACGACTTCGATCCCGAAGCGCCGGCAGCGTTCGAGGGCAGCACCGAAGGCCCGGAGGTCGGACTCTTTCGTGATCCCTTCGGCCCTGAGGGAGGGGTCGAGGAGGCAGGGGGAGACAAGGACATACATTCATCTCCACTCTGCGCCAAACCGAGATAGATGATACGTCTCTTTGCCTTCAGGGACAACTCCTGCGACCCCAGGAAGTGCACGGTGAAACGCCTGGAAAAGTGGGGGATGGTGAGGGTCTTCGACTCGCTCGCCCGTATCCCGAAGTCCTCCCTCATCCTGGACCCCACGGCAGAGCAGGCCCTCTCCCCGGCAGACAGGAGCGTCCCCTCGATCACCGCCCTGGACTGCTCCTGGGAGGTGCTCGACACCGGCGAGGTGACCCGCTGGCCCGTCCGCCGGGCCCTCCCATACCTCGTCGCCGCCAACCCGGTGAACTTCGGCCGTCCCCTCCGCCTCACCTCGGTCGAGGCCTTCGCGGCCGCCCTGTACATCGTCGGCGAGAAGGAGCAGGCAGAGGCCGTCCTCTCGAAGTTCAACTGGGGCCTCCACTTCCTCGAACTGAACGCCGACCCTCTGGCCGAGTATGCCGCCGCGAAGAACTCGACCGAAGTCGTCGCGATCCAGGCGGCGTACATGCCGGATTGAGGGGGGCTCAGGGTCTTTAGATGTCATCTTCTGAGGGATGACAGTGGGCCGGTGCCTGTGCCGGGGGGCTATGCCTCCCGCACCCCCCATCCTTAGGATAGGGGGAGGATGGCAATCGCCCTCCTATGGGTTTCCTCCTCTGTCTTCCCGGGGCCAATCCTGAGCTGGGTCCGGGGGTGTGGTCCCCCGGCGAACTGTAGGGGGAAGGCAGTGGATCAGCACGCACACCACGAGATCAAAGAGGAGACATCAACCTGAGTCTGGGAGTTTACCATGAAAATGATCCAGACGTTCAATTCTGGAGTTATGGATGAGAATTTGAACACACAGATTTCTCTCATACCCGATATACGGAGAACAAAACCGCCCTCAGAACGATCGGGCTCTTTGCCTTCCCGCCCCTATCTTCGTCCCGGGGGTCCGGGGGCAGCGCCCCCGGCGTGAAGATGCGGGAAGGGGTGATGATCAGGCGTGCCGCCCCGACCACAGAATCTTCACCGCCGTCTCGCACCGGGGGGCGTTGCCCCCCGGACCCCCCACGGATGAAGATAGCCGAGGGGCGGCAATTGAACAGTATCCTTCAGGTGCCCTGTTGCAAGGAGAGGAATCAAGTATCCCTCCACACTCAGGAGAACTGCAACGAGAAATTTTCATCACGTATGCTTGAGCCAGGGGTTCATGCCCGATTCTATAGAACCCATAGCACAGTATTTGCCAGAGACTCTCCTCAAAAGAGTCTTCCATCAGCCCTCCTCACCTCTTCTTCTCCTTCTCCATGATCTCCCGGACCTTCCTCTCTTCCCATCCCCTCCCGAAGAGGCCCTCCTCGACGAAGGTGCTGTAGGCATGGACCAGCAGGCCGATGCCCCAGAAGATGGCGACCCAGTAGAACCACCACGCTCCCGGGGTCGTGAACCAGTTGATCAGGAAGAGCATCGTGTTTATGATGATGTAGACCGCGAGGTGGCCGTAAAAATCCTTGATCTCCTTGACCTGCCGCAGGGCGCGGTCATAGGAGGCAGAGTCTGAGTCTCCGTCCTGCATTATTACTCCTCCCCACCGCGGGGGAATAAAACCTTACGTTATCTTCTCCGCTCTTTCAGCGGATCACCGGGATGCCGGCCGCTGCCAGGATCCGCGGGTAGTAGTGGTACACGTACTCCTTCACCATCCTCTTCGCCGAGAAGGCCGGGGCATTGCTCCGTATCGCCTCTTTCATCGTCTTCACCCAGCCGTGCGGGACGGCGTGGAGGTCGGTCGCATAGTAGAGGGGGATCACCTCCTTTTCCAGGGCCTCGTAGATGGCGTTTGCATCGGCCGCGTCCCTGTCGCCCTCGACGACCTCGCCGCCGAAGGCCCAGCCGTTCCTCCCGTTGTAGCCCTCCGGCCACCAGCCGTCCAGGATCGAGAGACTCGGGACGCCGTTCATCGCCGCCTTCATCCCCGAGGTCCCGCTCGCCTCCCAGGGCGGGAGCGGGTTGTTGAGCCAGAGGTCGACGCCGTGGACGAGGTACTGGGCGAAACGCTCGCCATAGTCCTCGACGAAGGCGATCTTCCCGCCGAACATGCCGGAGCGGGCATACTCGTAGACCTTTTTGAGGAGGCGCTGGCCCTCGATGTCGTCGGGGTGGGCCTTGCCGGCGAAGATGACCTGGACCGGGTACCAGGGGTTGTTCACGATCCGCTTCAGCCTCTCGAGGTCGCGGAAGATCAGGTCTGCCCGCTTGTAGGTGGAGAAGCGGCGGGCAAAGCCGATGGTGAAGATCATCGGGTCGAGGAAGACGCCCTCGGCGATGACGTTCTCCGGGGTGTCGGAACCGTCTGCCCAGGTCCGCCTCTCCATCTCCCTGATGCGGTTGAAGAGTTTTGTCTTGAGCCAGAGGTGGAGGCGCCAGAGTTCTTCGTCCGGGATCTCGTTGACCAGTTCCCAGATGATCGGTCTGTCGTGCTCCATCTGCCAGTACGGGCAGACTGCCCCGATGTAGCGGTCGAAGAGCGCCTCCATCCTGGGGTTGAGCCAGGTGGGCAGGTGGACACCGTTCGTGATCGCGTCGATCGGCACCCGCTCGGGCGGCAGGCCGGGCCAGAGGGGCTGCCACATCTGGCGCGTCACCTCGGCGTGCTTCTTCGAGACGGCGTTATGGTAGGCCGAGAGGCGCATCGC harbors:
- a CDS encoding tetratricopeptide repeat protein, producing the protein MDTTVALNFFWEHTWIAWWTGKKADPATAARLHLFLLRRARDIGFATNTAARAYADEGARKALRAALKGALSDSAPEAAGREDYLWHRYTAFLAAGNIEAAGFIETMLSYPRAGTPDAYPAPPVPAGAPSSLRAWEQAEKRAVMAGIRWPELYFESPLTTGFPHTQIIPAELEIASFAFATLRDFMGGKLPAGGAESFEHYINDAVTVITFAWFAAKNPEDQTAVLNAAYPFTLEEETLDAFVGLFDDYETLLEEAGGLVRRGFSEEAKTVYAYTVLHAGDPALHHAAYENLAVLFREEGEYEKAAGCAEKALAIREGMPDRDPLSIALAKKNLAEVLYLAGETERAGALSAAALDAAGGLEAGKAAALLWAVASSFRRTGRFEEEYALLTRILDLDAPGEATDAAVERLFSMDQYARPDGAFDMKGLAAIEERRRYLDLFGKGAVLLQAFQFDRAIGSFEAALAISRDADLLRNIAIAHRLYGSPDAARRYLEEVIAARPGDLYALMHLGLLQEGEQRDALIREAIGRALDGGADLALVLYPLISGLVAGPEEEFLPGIDRFGDLPSHDGARALYFLGAGTILSDLGVADAAATCYRRALKANPPAGVRGRILRNMGVLAADGDDAARAADLLGQALKFAPADPTVWRRLAGVRAALGDAPGASAAAREAAHLMPTDAVFRKEKALRDAQAAAAPVMPADRTAAVLVAAAERMIEEEGSAPVALRAYAAAIGMTGGEVPDLPAPSGYEEALSARERLIKLLNHA
- a CDS encoding nucleoside 2-deoxyribosyltransferase, coding for MYVLVSPCLLDPSLRAEGITKESDLRAFGAALERCRRFGIEVVPLPCPETAYLGRGRAPGTYVERLDTPAFADVLDRMEEEVLAVVEKRGPPLCIVGVDSSPCCGVNTTWHDEKRDGRGAFLARFPGIRAVDVLEFARYRVYFAAPLFSEAEQDFNKKVRDILEEAYYDIYLPQEVGDTDATRARSSQREIFRRHVAALGEVDAVVAVVDGADADSGTAWEMGYAHARGIPVIALRTDFRRAGHNEHVNLMLEESSTVVTAVEEIVPALEQAFRRG
- a CDS encoding DUF367 family protein, with the protein product MIRLFAFRDNSCDPRKCTVKRLEKWGMVRVFDSLARIPKSSLILDPTAEQALSPADRSVPSITALDCSWEVLDTGEVTRWPVRRALPYLVAANPVNFGRPLRLTSVEAFAAALYIVGEKEQAEAVLSKFNWGLHFLELNADPLAEYAAAKNSTEVVAIQAAYMPD
- a CDS encoding 2TM domain-containing protein — protein: MQDGDSDSASYDRALRQVKEIKDFYGHLAVYIIINTMLFLINWFTTPGAWWFYWVAIFWGIGLLVHAYSTFVEEGLFGRGWEERKVREIMEKEKKR